One genomic segment of Anguilla anguilla isolate fAngAng1 chromosome 2, fAngAng1.pri, whole genome shotgun sequence includes these proteins:
- the smg1 gene encoding serine/threonine-protein kinase SMG1: MSRRALGSRLNSAHKLQREWNDWQPRGDRASATQDGATCSTTRDRGVASLFDTPSSDPPDSPPPRNEALAAASTLGEGGGYEVDEGICENAFHWKTLGQELRVNDVTVDSTSFQHGNRALASKDMRKSQDRTLPHSDESRLANLLRRVSREDDRDRRLATMKQLKDFIQHSENKVVLAKQLDTILTALNDVLNESSKLLQELRQEGASCLGLLCASLSYEAEKIFKWIFLKFNASTKDEVKLLYLVATYKALEMAGERKGFSSVMQLVMSSLQSILENLDTPELLCQSVKCILQVAHCYPHIFSTNFRDTVDILVGWHIDHTQKASLTLQVSGWLQSLEQFWVADLAFSTTLLGQFLEDMEAYAEDLSHVASGESVDEEIPPPSVSLPKLAALLRVFSTVVRSIGERFNPVRGPPITEAYVTDVLNRVLACVTTAKQVFFSEAVLTAANECVCVLLLSVDAGMSQLTDAVITYGLNQLEGCQACGPEYCIAVLNLLTLIVDQINTKLPSSFVEKLLAPDSQLLELRFQREKEVMAAALAVYQAVLSLKNIPTLEAAYKLVLGEMGCALNGLLTPLGLLAACPHIQHPAFAQTQLAPERAEFTLVFNLSALTTIGNTKNSLIGMWALSPTVFALLSQNLLVVHSELAVYHPVVQYGVLYTLYSHCTRHDHFISSSLSSSSPSLFDGAVISTVTTATKKHFSTLLSLLGMLLSKEHLYAEARRLLLNWALEMSLVMKKSETYTPLFSLPSFHKFCKGLLANALNEDPTVCLQTCNSLQVLSSSLSTELLQRCVDVCRVQLVHSAVRVRQAFGKLLKTIPLDVVLSNRGNAEIQDISLAIRRHMSKAPSNTFHPQDFSDLISFILYGTVHRGGKEPWLERLFHSCQRLEKREAATVPRALLRTEAVLWQWAVWEAAQFTVLSKLRTPLGRAQDTFQTIEGIIRSLAAHSLNPEQELSQWSGGESDEGHHTNQVRLALLLQFLENLEKLMYNAYEGCANALTAPPKGIRTFFYTNRQTCQDWLTRIRMALMRVGLMSGQPAVTVRHGFDLLAEVRTSSAHVSDMEVPVVMLVEALCELRCPEAIQGLAAWSSGVAGRSLGWVGSVALQAEGRFEKAAVEYQEQLGALTGTDCSIKGFDRSLMKGTSACSSPKNMGNGDGRKTVLLKPSECSPEVLNFLANKTCECYVALCDWPSVQEWQASVLALKKASSGSTINLKTDFNYVRALSSFEDADFTECQEQLGLLPGEDFGFLNSTSRDKLDLKRLLPAVLSPDPTELQKAIEVQLLRSAVGIVTSANQSEQDQNTPPSTETLVKYLKQTGRVSLGPLRLSTLTLSGSLPTMSTLQLHCATYLESSLSSQLSSEDCLIPLCSQALGTCKQQDVQPWLHALRYTMFQRQLSIKLKGSSAPIDSHLMELCLTAVKFARKQGNIALATRLLGQCSDTPIKGCSGVADLLSVFKCLSLEGTVGEKWGPELEIEKAKVLCTAGQTASAMEMLSLCALSYCRSGKSERAACRSVLTLCKWLLADWKDLTPQLKQAVKKNAGSPSLSPLSKNIAALLELPVEDQATQRITAETTVSVGVGEADFVLGQLYQLSTAQAPDLAKSWAALASWAYRWGRKVVDNASQGEGVPLLSGEKQEIEELLPECTSDEDKETIFSILGQAMCRPAGIQDEDMALQNEDDEEDDMVDVIWRQLLSSCPWLSEVEEAVTEGLIRVWRRVVDRIFSLYRISCRAYFTFLKLNAGQVPVDEDDPKLLLSNQNAKQSSDDIIVMATLRLLRLLVKHAGELREGLELGLASTPTAPWRGIIPQLFSRLNHPEAYIRQSICSLLCRVAQDSPHLILYPAIVGSISLGGETQAAGNKLPSALPTFLSNIQGEALCGGGSEAGSGPASQESAAGEELAPCSSEDQAMMQDCYSKIVDKLSSASPTMVLQVQMLVGELRRVTVLWDELWLGVLQQQHMYVLRRIQQLEDEVKRVQNNNTLRKEEKLAIMREKHSALMRPVVFALDHVRSITAAPAETPHETWFQDSYGDAINSALERLRSPSNPANPSSSWAPFKQIMLSLQQRAQKRASYLLRLDEISPRLAAMACTEMALPGEVSATDAVTIQNVGNTITILPTKTKPKKLYFLGSDGKNYPYLFKGLEDLHLDERIMQFLSIVNTMFTKVNQQESPHFHARHYSVTPLGTRSGLIQWVDGATPLFGLYKRWQQREAVLQAQKAQDSFQQPQNLPLVPRPSELYYSKIGPALKAVGLSLEVSRRDWPLSVMRDVLRELMEATPPNLLAKELWCSCTTPSEWWKVTQAYARSTAVMSMVGYIIGLGDRHLDNVLINMTTGEVVHIDYNVCFEKGKSLRVPEKVPFRMTHNIETALGVTGVEGIFRLSCEQVVHMMRRGRETLLTLLEAFVYDPLVDWTAGGEVGFAGAVYGGGGQQAENKQSKREMERDITRSLFSSRVAEIKVNWFKNREEMLAVLPQMEGAVEEYLHLQEQLTQVEKLQGRLLEEMEFLEGAESQAEHPIHTLEHRYSEHTQLQSREMTVQDAIQSKLSDLEQWISQYQAAFASLEATQLASLLQEISSPIDLGPPSYVPATAFLQNAGQAHLISQCEQLEAEVGAMFQQRRALLRGCLEHLHSYATVALLYPRSVLQRHRAQAWKQWMEELVCDMTGEHCQAIYHKYEMQFAPQPPQATCQFLSSTELALQHHVAETNTRLLRQVERLKAEGAGAPACEEQLQEIERCISVFLRENGELGSFSLAGIIVSALCTLTRRNLVMEGAAASAGEQLVELTSRDGAWFLEELCSMSGNVTCLVQLLQQCQLLPHDLDLPSPSLTAQAVYLANGVYTCLQELNTNFRQIIFPEALRCMLKGESTLESMLLELDLLIEQCADGLSLQGLADALQAHLRNVAMGLEEEADDHYLDVTRMLRAQYSELIQPRSQEGALQDTPKMSAGQMLLVAFDGTFAQLETAFGLLIDKLNKMEVPAAWRKIDVIREARAAQVNFFDKAQHRQVLEEIFFLKRLQSIRDFFRLCGSFAQTLSGTCPPAPDEAAPSNGPVPLAKPAFRGSAAMSEEQMARPIKAFTADFVRQMLMGLPTQVLGLALCSALGALGTDVVAQVEAKDFGAEGKVSLDELCKRAVEQGVQAGRLSQLLLNRATVLAGSYETAWKKLDLVRRLEASVEACKVSLQRAQLHVTMFQWQHEDVLGTRNQPMSVSPPPRSIILSNMKKKLYKLSQDEASIASVQEKLAALEGSIEQRLKWAGGANPALAPVLQDFEATIGERRALVLKEGQCVSQVTFLCSTILNFEGLRTRTPDALAMDAALFDLLKRCQATCSYAAKFSSSVSPLELRLLCRLSSTVDLPIGGSDWLMCAQKQLTQEMSNERAAQGEREQQLDSVTETLQVLVDTIKGILSSHNRQLADVKHLLRAMAKDEESALAEGEAVPYEGSVRQFLSEYKAWQDNVQIVLFTVVQATGPPRGQEQAELLQEIPGTLKELKAQSQSVYNGLVSFASPLVTERASDCASPPLSTQTSFAAAVRFSGPRTQPESMSQNARKPLPRNLGTPADTPPSTMLITSKGLAPSPKRAVRDPKTGRAVQERNSYAVSVWKRVKAKLEGRDVDPNRRMSVTEQVDYVIKEATNVDNLAQLYEGWTAWV, encoded by the exons GTGGATATGAAGTCGATGAAGGTATCTGTGAAAACGCTTTTCATTGGAAGACACTGGGGCAAGAGCTGAGAGTCAACGATGTGACCGTGGATTCAACCAGTTTTCAGCATGGAAACCGTGCTTTAGCTTCAAAGGACATGAGGAAATCACAGG ATAGAACGCTGCCTCACTCTGATGAGTCTCGGCTGGCCAATCTTCTGCGGCGGGTGTCCCGGGAAGATGACAGGGACCGCAGACTGGCCACCATGAAACAGCTGAAAGACTTCATTCAGCACTCTGAGAACAAAGTG GTCCTGGCGAAGCAGTTGGATACAATTCTGACTGCCCTAAACGACGTTTTAAATGAAAG CAGTAAACTACTGCAGGAGCTGAGACAGGAGGGAGCCAGCTGCCTGGGCCTGCTCTGCGCCTCCCTCAGCTACGAGGCCGAGAAGATCTTCAAGTGGATCTTCCTCAAGTTCAACGCGTCCACCAAGGACGAGGTCAAGCTGCTGTACTTGGTGGCGACGTACAAGGCCCTGGAGATGGCCGGAGAGAGGAAGGGCTTTTCATCAGTCATGCAG CTGGTAATGAGCAGCTTGCAGTCCATTCTGGAGAACCTGGACACCCCGGAGCTGCTGTGCCAGAGTGTCAAGTGCATCCTGCAGGTGGCGCACTGCTACCCGCACATCTTCAGCACCAACTTCAGA GACACGGTGGACATCTTGGTCGGGTGGCACATCGACCACACGCAGAAGGCGTCCCTCACCCTCCAGGTGTCTG GGTGGCTGCAGAGCCTGGAGCAGTTCTGGGTGGCAGACCTGGCTTTCTCCACCACCTTACTGGGGCAGTTTCTGGAAGACATGGAGGCCTACGCTGAG GACCTCAGCCACGTGGCTTCGGGGGAGTCTGTGGACGAGGAAATCCCCCCGCCCTCGGTGTCCCTCCCCAAACTGGCGGCCCTCCTGCGCGTCTTCAGCACCGTGGTGCGCAGCATCGGGGAGCGCTTCAACCCCGTCCGCGGCCCCCCCATCACCGAGGCTTACGTCACTGAT GTGCTGAACCGCGTGCTGGCGTGCGTCACCACGGCCAAGCAGGTGTTCTTCTCGGAGGCGGTGCTGACGGCGGCTAacgagtgcgtgtgcgtgctgcTGCTGAGCGTGGACGCCGGCATGAGCCAGCTGACGGACGCGGTCATCACCTACGGGCTCAACCAGCTGGAGGGCTGCCAGGCCTGCGGGCCCGAGTACTGCATCGCCGTGCTCAACCTGCTCACGCTG ATTGTGGACCAGATTAACACCAAGCTGCCTTCCTCGTTCGTGGAGAAGCTGCTGGCGCCGGACTCCCAGCTGCTGGAGCTTCGCTtccagagggagaaagag GTGATGGCGGCGGCCCTGGCGGTGTACCAGGCCGTCCTGAGCCTGAAGAACATTCCCACCCTGGAGGCCGCCTACAAGCTGGTGCTGGGGGAGATGGGCTGCGCCCTGAACGGCCTGCTGACCCCGCTGGGCCTGCTGGCCGCCTGCCCCCACATCCAGCACCCCGCCTTCGCCCAGACGCAGCTGGCCCCGGAGAGGGCCGAGTTCACCCTCGTCTTCAACCTGAGCGCGCTCACCACCATCGGCAACACCAAGAACTCCCTCATCGGG ATGTGGGCCCTGTCCCCCACCGTGTTCGCGCTGCTCAGCCAGAACCTGCTGGTGGTGCACTCTGAGCTGGCCGTGTACCACCCGGTGGTGCAGTACGGCGTTCTCTACACCCTCTACTCGCACTGCACCAG ACACGACCACTTCATCTCCAGCAGCCTCAGCTcgtcttccccctccctcttcgaCGGGGCTGTCATCAGCACCGTCACCACGGCAACCAAGAAGCACTTCAGCACTCTCCTCAGCTTGCTGGGGATGCTGCTGAGCAAGGAGCACCTCTACGCCGAGGCCCG GCGGCTGCTGCTGAACTGGGCTCTAGAAATGTCGCTTGTGATGAAGAAATCGGAGACCTACactcctctcttttctctgcCGTCATTCCACAAATTCTGCAAAGGACTTCTTGCTAACG CCCTGAATGAAGACCCAACTGTCTGTCTGCAGACCTGCAACAGCCTGCAGGTGCTGTCTTCATCCCTGTCCACAGAGTTGCTGCAGAG GTGCGTGGACGTGTGTCGGGTCCAGCTGGTCCACTCCGCCGTTCGGGTGAGGCAGGCCTTCGGGAAGCTGCTGAAGACCATCCCCCTGGACGTGGTGCTGAG TAACCGTGGGAACGCGGAGATTCAGGACATCTCGCTGGCCATCCGCCGGCACATGAGCAAGGCGCCTAGCAACACCTTCCACCCGCAGGACTTCTCTGACCTCATCAGCTTCATCCTGTATGGTACCGTGCACCGCGGGGG GAAGGAGCCCTGGCTGGAGCGCCTGTTCCACAGCTGCCAGCGGCTGGAGAAGCGGGAGGCGGCCACGGTGCCGCGGGCGCTGCTCCGGACCGAGGCGGTGCTGTGGCAGTGGGCCGTGTGGGAGGCGGCGCAGTTCACCGTGCTGTCCAAGCTGCGCACCCCCCTGGGCCGCGCGCAGGACACCTTCCAGACCATCGAGG GCATCATCCGCAGCCTGGCGGCCCACAGCCTGAACCCCGAGCAGGAGCTGAGCCAGTGGAGCGGCGGGGAGAGCGACGAGGGCCACCACACCAACCAGGTGCGCCtggcgctgctgctgcagttcctGGAGAACCTGGAGAAGCTCATGTACAACGCCTACGAGGGCTGCGCCAACGCGCTCACAGCGCCCCCTAAG GGCATCAGAACCTTCTTCTACACCAACCGGCAGACGTGCCAGGACTGGCTGACGCGGATCCGCATGGCGCTGATGCGGGTGGGCCTGATGTCGGGCCAGCCGGCCGTCACCGTGCGCCACGGCTTCGACCTGCTGGCGGAGGTCCGGACCAGCAGCGCTCAC GTCTCGGACATGGAGGTTCCCGTGGTGATGCTGGTGGAGGCGCTGTGCGAGCTGCGCTGCCCGGAGGCCATCCAGGGCCTGGCGGCCTGGAGCTCGGGCGTAGCCGGCAGGAGCCTGGGCTGGGTGGGGTCTGTGGCCCTGCAGGCTGAGGGACG GTTTGAGAAGGCGGCCGTGGAGTACCAGGAGCAGCTGGGGGCCCTGACCGGGACGGACTGCTCCATCAAGGGCTTCGACCGCTCCCTAATGAAGGGCACCAGCGCCTGCAGCAGCCCCAAGAACATGGGGAATG GTGACGGCAGGAAGACGGTGCTTCTGAAGCCCAGCGAATGCTCCCCGGAGGTTTTGAACTTCCTGGCCAATAAGACGTGCGAGTGCTACGTGGCCCTGTGCGACTGGCCGTCGGTGCAGGAGTGGCAGGCCAGCGTGCTGGCCCTGAAGAAGGCGTCCAGCGGCTCCACCATCAACCTGAAGACAGACTTCAACTACGTCAG GGCCCTGAGCAGCTTTGAGGACGCAGATTTCACAGAATGTCAGGAGCAGCTTGGACTCCTGCCTGGGGAGGATTTTGGGTTCCTCAACTCCACCTCGAGGGACAAGCTTG ACCTGAAGCGGCTGCTCCCTGCCGTGCTCAGTCCAGACCCCACTGAACTGCAGAAGGCCATTGAGGTCCAGCTGCTGAGGAGTGCAGTGGGCATCGTCACATCTGCCAATCAGAGCGAGCAGGACCAGAACACTCCCCCCTCTACCGA GACCCTGGTGAAGTACCTGAAGCAGACGGGGCGTGTCTCCCTGGGGCCCCTGCGGCTGTCCACCCTCACCCTGTCGGGGTCCCTGCCCACCATGAGCACCCTGCAGCTGCACTGCGCCACCTACCTGGAGAGCTCCCTGAGCAGCCAGCTGTCCTCCGAG GACTGCCTGATCCCGCTGTGCAGCCAGGCGCTGGGGACCTGCAAGCAGCAGGACGTCCAGCCCTGGCTCCACGCCCTCAGGTACACCATGTTCCAGAGGCAGCTGTCCATCAAACTCAAAG GGTCCTCTGCCCCCATCGACTCCCACCTGATGGAGCTGTGTCTGACGGCGGTGAAGTTCGCCCGCAAGCAGGGGAACATCGCCCTGGCCACCCGGCTCCTCGGCCAGTGCAGCGACACTCCCATCAAGGGCTGCTCCGGCGTGGCCGACCTGCTCAGCGTCTTCAAGTGCCTGTCACTAGAGGGCACTGTGGGGGAGAAGTGGGGCCCGGAGCTGGAGATCGAGAAGGCCAAGGTGCTCTGCACCGCAG GTCAGACCGCCTCAGCGATGGAGATGCTGAGCCTGTGCGCGCTGTCCTACTGCCGCTCGGGGAAGAGCGAGCGGGCGGCCTGCCGCTCCGTGCTCACGCTCTGCAAGTGGCTGCTGGCCGACTGGAAGGACCTGACCCCGCAGCTCAAGCAGGCGGTGAAGAAGAACGCCGGCTCCCCCAGCCTGTCTCCCCTCAGCAAGAACATcgccgccctgctggagctCCCTGTGGAAGATCAGGCCACGCAGCGCATCACTGCCGAGACCACAG TGAGTGTAGGTGTTGGGGAGGCTGACTTTGTCCTGGGGCAGCTGTACCAACTCTCCACAGCTCAGGCCCCCGATCTGGCCaagtcctgggctgctctggCCAGCTGGGCCTACCGATGGGGCCGGAAGGTGGTGGACAATGCCAG TCAAGGAGAGGGAGTGCCTCTGCTTTCTGGCGAAAAGCAGGAAATCGAAGAGttgctcccagaatgcaccagcgACGAAGACAAGGAAACCATCTTCAGCATTCTTGGCCAGGCTATGTGTCGTCCAGCGGGCATTCAG gatGAGGACATGGCCCTGCAGAACGAGGACGACGAAGAGGACGACATGGTGGACGTGATCTGGCGGCAGCTCCTGAGCTCCTGCCCCTGGCTGTCGGAGGTGGAGGAGGCCGTGACGGAGGGGCTGATCCGGGTGTGGCGCCGGGTGGTGGATCGCATCTTCAGCCTCTACCGCATTTCCTGCCGGGCCTACTTCACTTTCCTCAAGCTCAACGCCGGACAG GTGCCGGTCGACGAAGACGACCCGAAACTTCTGCTGTCCAACCAGAACGCGAAGCAGAGCAGCGATGACATCATCGTCATGGCGACCCTGCGTCTCCTGCGGCTGCTGGTGAAGCACGCGGGGGAGCTGCGGGAGGGGCTGGAGCTGGGGCTGGCCTCCACGCCTACTGCGCCCTGGAGAG GCATCATCCCCCAGCTCTTCTCCCGGCTCAATCACCCCGAGGCCTACATCCGCCAGAGCATCTGCAGCCTGCTGTGCCGCGTGGCGCAGGACTCCCCCCACCTCATCCTCTACCCCGCCATCGTGGGCTCCATCTCCCTGGGCGGGGAGACGCAGGCCGCAG GGAACAAGCTGCCCTCGGCGCTGCCCACGTTCCTCAGTAACATCCAGGGGGAGGCGCTGTGCGGAGGGGGCAGCGAGGCGGGCAGCGGCCCCGCCTCCCAGGAGAGCGCCGCGGGGGAGGAGCTGGCGCCGTGCTCCAGCGAGGACCAGGCCATGATGCAGGACTGCTACAGCAAGATCGTGGACAAGCTGTCCTCGGCCAGCCCCACCATGGTGCTGCAG GTCCAGATGCTGGTGGGAGAGCTGCGGCGGGTGACGGTTCTGTGGGACGAGCTGTGGCTCGgggtcctgcagcagcagcacatgtACGTCCTGCGCAGGATCCAGCAGCTGGAGGACGAGGTCAAGAGGGTGCAGAACAACAACACGCTGCGCAA GGAGGAGAAGCTGGCCATCATGCGGGAGAAGCACTCGGCTCTGATGCGGCCCGTGGTGTTCGCCCTGGACCACGTGCGCAGCATCACGGCCGCGCCCGCCGAGACGCCGCACGAGACCTGGTTCCAGGACAGCTACGGCGACGCCATCAACAGCGCCCTGGAGCGCCTGCGCAGCCCCTCCAACCCCGCCAACCCCAGCAGCAGCTGGGCGCCCTTCAAGCAG ATCATGCTCAGCCTGCAGCAGCGGGCGCAGAAGCGCGCCAGCTACCTGCTGCGGCTGGACGAAATCAGCCCCCGCCTGGCGGCCATGGCCTGCACCGAGATGGCGCTGCCCGGCGAGGTGTCCGCCACCGACGCCGTCACCATCCAGAACGTGGGCAACACCATCACCATCCTGCCCACCAAGACCAAGCCCAAGAAGCTCTACTTCCTGGGCTCTGACGGGAAGAACTACCCCTACCTGTTTAAAG ggCTGGAAGACCTGCATCTGGACGAGAGGATCATGCAGTTCCTGTCCATCGTGAACACCATGTTCACCAAAGTCAACCAGCAGGAGAGCCCGCATTTCCACGCCCGCCACTACTCGGTCACGCCCCTGGGGACGCGCTCGGGCCTCATTCAGTGGGTGGACGGGGCCACGCCCCTCTTCGGCCTCTACAAGCGCTGGCAGCAGCGGGAGGCGGTGCTCCAGGCGCAGAAG gctcagGACTCCTTCCAGCAGCCGCAGAACCTGCCCCTGGTCCCGCGGCCCAGCGAGCTCTACTACAGCAAGATCGGCCCGGCCCTGAAGGCCGTGGGCCTCAGCCTGGAGGTGTCGCGCCGCGATTGGCCGCTCAGCGTCATGAGGGACGTGCTGCGGGAGCTGatggaggccacgccccccaacCTGTTGGCCAAGGAGCTGTGGTGCTCCTGCACCACCCCGAGCGAGTGGTGGAAGGTGACGCAG GCTTACGCCAGGTCCACTGCTGTGATGTCTATGGTGGGTTACATCATCGGGCTGGGCGACCGGCACCTGGACAACGTGCTGATTAACATGACCACGGGAGAGGTGGTGCACATCGACTACAATGTCTGCTTTGAGAAAG GGAAGAGCCTGAGGGTCCCTGAGAAGGTCCCCTTCCGCATGACGCACAACATCGAAACGGCCCTGGGGGTCACCGGAGTCGAGGGCATCTTCAGGCTGTCATGCGAGCAG GTGGTCCACATGATgcgcagggggagagagactcTCCTCACCCTGCTGGAGGCCTTTGTGTACGACCCCCTGGTGGACTGGACGGCCGGGGGGGAGGTGGGCTTCGCGGGCGCTGTGTACGGAGGGGGGGGCCAGCAGGCGGAGAACAagcagagcaagagagagatggagagggacaTCACCCGCAGCCTGTTCTCCTCCCGCGTGGCCGAAATCAAG GTGAACTGGTTTAAGAACCGCGAGGAGATGCTGGCGGTGCTGCCGCAGATGGAAGGCGCCGTGGAGGAgtacctccacctgcaggagcagctgacGCAGGTGGAGAAGCTGCAGGGCAGGCTGCTTGAGGAGATGGAGTtcctggagggggcggagaGCCAGGCGGAGCACCCCATCCACACGCTGGAGCACAG gtACTCTGAGCACACCCAGCTGCAGTCCCGGGAGATGACGGTGCAGGACGCCATCCAGAGCAAGCTGTCTGACCTGGAGCAGTGGATCTCCCAGTACCAGGCCGCCTTCGCCAGCCTGGAGGCCACCCAGCTGGCCAGCCTCCTGCAGGAGATCAGCAGCCCCATCGACCTGG GCCCCCCGAGCTACGTGCCAGCCACGGCCTTCCTGCAGAACGCGGGCCAGGCCCACCTGATCAGCCAGTGCGAGCAGCTGGAGGCGGAGGTGGGCGCCATGTTCCAGCAGCGCCGCGCCCTGCTGAGGGGCTGCCTGGAGCACCTGCACAGCTACGCCACCGTGGCCCTGCTGTACCCGCGCTCGGTCCTCCAGCGCCACCGCGCCCAGGCCTGGAAGCAGTGGATGGAGGAGCTGGTGTGCGACATGACGGGCGAGCACTGCCAGGCCATCTACCACAA GTACGAGATGCAGTTCGCCCCGCAGCCGCCCCAGGCCACCTGCCAGTTCCTGTCGAGCACGGAGCTGGCGCTGCAGCACCACGTGGCCGAGACCAACACGCGGCTGCTCCGGCAGGTGGAGCGGCTGAAGGCGGAGGGCGCCGGAGCGCCCGCCTgcgaggagcagctgcaggagatcGAGCGCTGCATCTCCGTCTTCCTGCGCGAGAACGGCGAGCTGGGCTCCTTCAGCCTGGCGGGCATCATCGTCTCGGCCCTCTGCACCCTCACCAG gcgtAACCTGGTGATGGAGGGCGCGGCGGCCAGCGCGGGCGAGCAGCTGGTGGAGCTGACGTCGCGGGACGGCGCCTGGTTCCTGGAGGAGCTGTGCAGCATGAGCGGGAACGTGACCTGCCTGGTGCAGCTTCTGCAGCAGTGCCAGCTCCTCCCCCACGACCTGGACCTGCCCAGCCCCTCGCTGACCGCCCAGGCCGTCTACCTGGCCAACGGAGTCTACACCTGCCTTCAG GAGCTGAACACAAACTTCCGGCAGATCATCTTCCCCGAGGCGCTGCGCTGCATGCTGAAGGGGGAGAGCACGCTGGAGAGcatgctgctggagctggaccTGCTGATCGAGCAGTGCGCAGACGGGCTCTCCCTGCAGGGGCTGGCCGACGCCCTGCAGGCTCACCTGCGCAACGTGGCCAtgggcctggaggaggaggccgaCGACCACTACCTTGACGTCACAAG GATGCTGCGGGCCCAGTACTCTGAGCTCATCCAGCCGCGCAGCCAGGAGGGCGCCCTGCAGGACACGCCCAAGATGAGCGCGGGGCAGATGCTGCTGGTGGCCTTCGACGGCACGTTCGCCCAGCTGGAGACTGCCTTCGGGCTTCTCATCGACAAG CTCAACAAAATGGAGGTGCCTGCTGCCTGGAGGAAGATAGACGTGATTCGCGAGGCCAGGGCGGCGCAGGTGAACTTCTTTGACAAAGCGCAGCACCGGCAGGTTCTGGAGGAGATCTTCTTCCTCAAGAGGCTGCAGAGCATCCGGGACTTCTTCCGCCTGTGCGGCTCCTTCGCTCAGACCCTCtcag GAACCTGCCCCCCTGCGCCCGACGAGGCGGCCCCCTCCAACGGGCCGGTGCCGCTGGCCAAGCCGGCGTTCCGCGGCTCGGCGGCCATGAGCGAGGAGCAGATGGCGCGGCCCATCAAGGCCTTCACGGCGGACTTCGTGCGGCAGATGCTGATGGGGCTGCCCACGCAGGTGCTGGGCCTGGCGCTCTGCAGCGCCCTGGGGGCGCTGGGCACCGACGTGGTGGCCCAGGTGGAGGCCAAGGACTTTGGGGCGGAGGGCAAGGTGTCGCTGGACGAGCTGTGCAAGCGGGCGGTGGAGCAGGGCGTGCAGGCCGGCCGGCTGTCCCAGCTGCTGCTCAACCGCGCCACGGTGCTGGCCGGCTCCTACGAGACGGCCTGGAAGAAGCTGGACCTGGTGCGCCGGCTGGAGGCCAGCGTGGAGGCCTGCAAGGTCAGCCTGCAGAGAGCCCAGCTGCACGTCACCATGTTCCAG TGGCAGCACGAGGACGTCCTGGGGACGAGGAACCAGCCGATGAGCGTCAGCCCCCCGCCGCGCTCCATCATCCTGAGCAACATGAAGAAGAAGCTGTACAAGCTGAGCCAGGATGAGGCCTCCATCGCCAGCGTGCAG GAGAAGCTGGCGGCGCTGGAGGGCAGCATCGAGCAGCGGCTGAAGTGGGCGGGCGGGGCGAACCCGGCGCTGGCGCCCGTGCTGCAGGACTTCGAGGCCACCATCGGCGAGCGGCGGGCGCTGGTGCTGAAGGAGGGCCAGTGCGTCAGCCAGGTCACCTTCCTGTGCAGCACCATCCTGAACTTCGAGGGGCTGCGCACGCGCACGCCCGACGCCCTCGCCATGGACGCCGCGCTCTTCGACCTGCTCAAGCGCTGCCAGGCCACCTGCTCCTATGCCGCCAAGTTCAGCAGCTCCGTCTCCCCGCTCGAGCTCCGCCTGCTGTGCCGGCTG AGCTCCACAGTGGACCTGCCCATCGGCggcagtgattggctgatgtgTGCGCAGAAGCAGCTGACCCAGGAGATGTCCAATGAGAGAGCGGctcagggggagagggagcagcagcTGGACAGTGTGACAGAGACGCTGCAGGTGCTAGTGGACACCATCAAGGGCATTCTGTCCAGCCACAACCGCCAGCTGGCAGACGTCAAGCACCTGCTGCGTGCCATGGCCAAG GACGAGGAGAGCGCCCTGGCGGAGGGCGAGGCCGTGCCGTACGAGGGCAGCGTGCGCCAGTTCCTGTCCGAGTACAAGGCGTGGCAGGACAACGTGCAGATCGTGCTGTTCACCGTGGTGCAGGCCACGGGGCCGCCGCGCGGGCAGGAGCAGGCCGAGCTGCTGCAGGAGATCCCCGGCACGCTCAAGGAGCTCAAGGCGCAGAGCCAGAG CGTGTACAACGGGCTGGTGAGCTTCGCGTCCCCGCTGGTGACCGAGAGAGCGAGCGACTGCGCCAGCCCGCCCCTGAGCACCCAGACCAGCTTTGCCGCAG CAGTGCGATTCAGCGGGCCCAGGACGCAGCCGGAGAGCATGTCCCAGAACGCCCGCAAACCCCTGCCGCGCAACCTGGGGACCCCCGCCGACACGCCGCCCAGCACCATGCTCATCACCAGCAAGGGCCTGGCGCCCAGCCCCAAGAGGGCCGTGAGGGACCCCAAAACGGGCAGAG CTGTCCAGGAGCGCAACTCTTACGCAGTGAGTGTGTGGAAGCGGGTGAAAGCCAAACTGGAGGGGAGAGATGTGGATCCTAACAGGAGGATGAGTGTAACTGAGCAG GTGGATTATGTGATCAAGGAGGCCACAAACGTGGATAACTTGGCTCAGCTGTATGAAGGGTGGACAGCCTGGGTGTGA